The Sphingobium sp. RAC03 genome contains the following window.
CGGCGCTTTGGCGGTAATGATGCGTTGGAGGTTCGTGGCCTGGCCTTGAAGTCCACCCCGAGCCGACGAGGCCGGTAGTTCGCCAATCAGTTTGCTTGCGGTTGCCGAGAACTCCTGCATTTCGGCATATTCAGATGCGCTGGCGATTTTTCCGTCCGCGACTGCTTCAGGATAATCCACGGCGATATAGTCGAGCAGGCGCCATATCGTTTGAGCTGGTGCGGTTTGCGCGGTGGCAGGTGCGGCTAAAAGCACGATGCCGAGGACCACGGCCATTAAAGCGCTAAATAACGTACCCTGTCGATCTCCGCGATTGCGGCGCATTAGCAGGAAAAGACCGTAATGCATGTGATTGAGCCACGATACAGAGCCATTGACTGGCCCATGCGTGGCAATCCGGGGGAGAGTCATCCGAACGCCTCATTTGCGCCGCCCGCCAGGAACGACTATATTTCAAATTGTGTTGAACTATTGAGCGACAGATGGACGAAAATCAAGCACTCGCTGCCTTCGCTGCCATATCCAACCAAACCCGCCTCCGGATCGTGCGGATGCTGGTGGTTGTCGGCGCAGACGGCCGTTCAGCGGGGGCGATAGCCGAAGCACTTGGCGGCGCGCCGGCATCGCGCATATCCTTCCACCTGAACCAGCTCGAAGAGTCGGGTTTGGTCGAAAGCCGACGCGAGGGAAGATCGATCATCTATAGCGCGATCTTCCCTGCGCTTTCCGATCTTGTCGCTTTTCTCATGCGCGACTGCTGCGAAGGGCATTGCGCAGTGTGCGACAAGGCCATTGCCCTATTCGCGAAATGCACAGGACGGCCGACCCATCCCGTTGATTAGCGACGGAGCAACATCGCAATTGGTCCCTCGAAAAGTGGCCACATATAGGCGAGGACCATCAACGTCGCTTGCCCGCACAGGTGGTGCGTTTTGGGTGGTATGCCTCTCGATTACTGGTGCAGGGCTGATCTCACAGCGCAATTTCAGGGAGCCAAAACAGACCGCAGCCGAGCAGACCAGACAAAAAAGACTGTAGCGCCATCACGGCTACGGCAGATGGTTCGGTGCGTGTCGCAAGGGTTGGTGAACGGCAGGTTCTCGGGAATCCCGTCGTTTATGCACGCTTAGCTGAATGACGTAAGTTGGTCGCGACCTGTCGAAACATCATGGTCGATTACTTCCAAAATCATGGGTGTGCCATGTGGCACACCCTCCGCAGCAATCAGCGTCCGCCGATAGATCGCGATTTTTGCATGATCTGATCCTGCGCCATTTCCCTCACTCGCTGCTCCTCCCTTTGCTTGACCTCAATGCCGGCGATCGTCTCGCCGCGGCCGATCCGCGCGGCGACTTCCTCTTTCCGCTCCGAGACGAACTCGCGCTGCTTGGCAGGGGCATCCGGGAAGCGTTCGCCCGCCACCACCATTGCAAGAGCAACGTGGCTTTGGGCTTTGCGCAGCTCGGGATCTTTAGCATTCTGGACGTCAGATTGGCGACGGAAGCGCTCCGCCAGATCGCTGCGCGGATCAGCTTGCTCCTTGGTGTCGCGGGATTGGTTGGCGGTGCGGGAAGGTTGTTCCTTCGCGGTAGGCACGCCTGCCTGACGGGCCTGCTCACGTTCCGCTGCTGCCTTTGTTTTTGCATCGGGCTGATAGTCGTCGATCTTCAGCCCCTGCGCCGATGCAGCGAGGTATGCGGCACGTTTGAACTCTGCGTCGCCGCTTATCTTCAGTGATGTCCACCCGTTCTCCTTGGCAAGCCTGATGAGATCGGGAAGCGCGGTTTGGTCCTTGGCCTTGATGCGGTCGGCGG
Protein-coding sequences here:
- a CDS encoding ArsR/SmtB family transcription factor, with amino-acid sequence MDENQALAAFAAISNQTRLRIVRMLVVVGADGRSAGAIAEALGGAPASRISFHLNQLEESGLVESRREGRSIIYSAIFPALSDLVAFLMRDCCEGHCAVCDKAIALFAKCTGRPTHPVD
- a CDS encoding LPD7 domain-containing protein — translated: MGDKPKNIEAEGDRRRRAMEIPAELESRFLRVGDKLYRSAHDKEPVATIAADRIKAKDQTALPDLIRLAKENGWTSLKISGDAEFKRAAYLAASAQGLKIDDYQPDAKTKAAAEREQARQAGVPTAKEQPSRTANQSRDTKEQADPRSDLAERFRRQSDVQNAKDPELRKAQSHVALAMVVAGERFPDAPAKQREFVSERKEEVAARIGRGETIAGIEVKQREEQRVREMAQDQIMQKSRSIGGR